Proteins from a single region of Dissulfurirhabdus thermomarina:
- a CDS encoding AMP-dependent synthetase/ligase, translating to MSRPEPGPGAPGFTIPGMLERSVARWGNRPALTARRPEGDRTLTYRDLADRVRALAKGLAALGVRKGDRCAILGPNSPEWAQAYLAAASAGAVCVPVDSLLGENEIRHILADAEAEAAFVAPRFLDVVLETHPDFPVPEKVILLAEEKLPGREEIATIRDLMEAGRAHVAAPPPPDPDDLLAIIYTSGTTGQPKGVMLTHRNVVADAAACSQAIHCEGERFLSVLPLHHTFECTAGFLLPLYTGSSITYARSLKSRDILEDLQASRATVMLGVPLLFQKMLEGIYRGIGRRPAPVRGAFRGLKGVVRAGELVGRRNLGRRLFRRLRERAGLGSLRLLVAGGAPLMPRIPREFRRLGITLIQGYGLTEASPVLAVNPEEAPVDESIGPPLPGVEVRILDPNAAGVGELAFRGPMVMKGYYRNPEATAQVLDGEGWLRTGDLGYQDARGYLYVAGRAKNLIVTPAGKNVYPEEVEAEINRSPFILESMVYGHELPGGGEEVRAVLIPDYEAIGARFKGKVLSEEEVEALVVREAQRQMRAVAAYKRAKRFLVRDEELPKTSTRKIKRYLFKG from the coding sequence ATGTCCCGCCCGGAACCGGGCCCCGGTGCTCCGGGGTTCACCATTCCCGGGATGCTCGAGCGGTCGGTGGCGCGGTGGGGGAACCGCCCGGCCCTCACCGCCCGCCGGCCGGAGGGCGACCGGACGCTCACCTACCGCGACCTGGCGGACCGGGTCCGTGCCCTGGCCAAGGGGTTGGCCGCCCTCGGGGTCCGAAAGGGCGACCGGTGCGCCATCCTCGGGCCCAATTCCCCCGAGTGGGCCCAGGCCTACCTCGCCGCCGCCTCGGCCGGGGCCGTCTGCGTCCCCGTGGATTCCCTCCTCGGCGAGAACGAGATCCGCCACATCCTGGCCGACGCGGAGGCGGAGGCCGCCTTCGTGGCGCCGAGGTTCCTGGACGTCGTCCTCGAGACCCACCCGGACTTCCCCGTTCCCGAGAAGGTGATCCTCCTCGCGGAAGAGAAGCTGCCGGGGCGCGAGGAGATCGCCACGATCCGGGACCTCATGGAGGCGGGCCGGGCCCACGTGGCCGCCCCGCCCCCGCCGGACCCGGACGACCTCCTGGCCATCATCTATACCTCCGGCACCACGGGCCAGCCCAAGGGGGTGATGCTCACCCACCGGAACGTGGTGGCCGACGCCGCGGCCTGCAGCCAGGCCATCCACTGCGAGGGTGAACGGTTCCTGTCCGTCCTCCCGCTCCACCACACCTTCGAGTGCACGGCGGGGTTCCTCCTGCCGCTCTACACGGGTTCCAGCATCACCTATGCCCGGAGCCTCAAGTCCCGCGACATCCTGGAAGACCTCCAGGCCAGCCGCGCCACCGTGATGCTGGGGGTCCCGCTGCTCTTCCAGAAGATGCTCGAGGGGATCTACCGGGGCATCGGCCGCAGGCCCGCGCCGGTGCGGGGGGCCTTCCGGGGGCTCAAGGGGGTGGTCCGGGCCGGGGAACTCGTGGGGCGGCGCAACCTCGGCAGGCGCCTCTTCCGCCGCCTGCGGGAGCGGGCCGGCCTCGGCTCCCTTCGGCTGCTGGTGGCGGGCGGCGCCCCGCTCATGCCCCGGATCCCCCGGGAGTTCCGCCGGCTCGGGATCACCCTCATCCAGGGCTACGGGCTCACCGAGGCGAGCCCGGTGCTGGCGGTGAACCCGGAGGAGGCGCCGGTGGACGAGAGCATCGGCCCGCCGCTGCCGGGGGTGGAGGTGCGCATCCTCGATCCGAACGCCGCCGGCGTGGGCGAGCTGGCCTTTCGGGGCCCCATGGTCATGAAGGGGTATTACCGCAACCCGGAGGCCACGGCCCAGGTGCTCGACGGGGAGGGGTGGCTCCGGACCGGGGACCTCGGCTACCAGGACGCCAGGGGCTACCTCTATGTGGCCGGGCGGGCCAAGAACCTCATCGTCACCCCGGCGGGCAAGAACGTCTACCCGGAGGAGGTGGAGGCCGAGATCAACCGCAGCCCCTTCATCCTTGAGTCCATGGTCTACGGGCACGAGCTTCCCGGCGGAGGCGAGGAGGTCCGGGCCGTCCTCATCCCCGACTACGAGGCCATCGGGGCCCGTTTCAAGGGGAAGGTCCTCTCCGAGGAGGAGGTCGAGGCCCTGGTGGTGCGGGAGGCCCAGCGGCAGATGCGGGCGGTGGCCGCCTACAAGCGGGCCAAGCGGTTCCTGGTGCGGGACGAGGAACTGCCGAAGACCTCCACCCGGAAGATCAAGCGCTACCTCTTCAAGGGCTAG
- a CDS encoding PilZ domain-containing protein: protein MKAEKGWVYLEGECRYTRNPDIIRHEVRRLHQERTWVDLRHPGYRSVPTVITGTDGKIVEIDRPRDWEPVPEVLLTYQRPREPWHFMKADVKEVTARSVRIHLPHTLTVFERREFFRVEVPAGSSVVIQYVSGGTAARLSGDLADLSGQGYVLDGEVVDVSLGGVAFETTPLPDIPLPSVGTRIHPVTLHLAAGPGGAPDLIRISEATVVKLRKRGDQPRARIALRFSATEEETEALAAYIRRRELAILKAAQEA from the coding sequence GTGAAGGCGGAAAAGGGCTGGGTCTACCTGGAGGGCGAGTGCCGCTACACCCGGAACCCGGACATCATCCGGCACGAGGTCCGGCGCCTCCACCAGGAACGGACCTGGGTGGATCTCCGCCACCCGGGCTACCGGTCCGTCCCCACGGTGATCACCGGCACCGACGGGAAAATCGTGGAGATCGACCGCCCGCGCGACTGGGAGCCCGTCCCGGAAGTCCTCCTCACCTACCAGCGGCCGCGGGAGCCCTGGCACTTCATGAAGGCCGACGTCAAGGAGGTCACGGCCCGGTCCGTCCGGATCCACCTCCCCCACACCCTGACCGTATTCGAACGCCGCGAATTCTTCCGAGTGGAGGTCCCCGCCGGTTCCTCGGTGGTGATCCAGTACGTGAGCGGCGGCACCGCCGCCCGGCTCTCCGGGGACCTCGCCGATCTCAGCGGCCAGGGCTACGTTCTGGACGGCGAGGTGGTGGACGTGAGCCTCGGGGGGGTCGCCTTCGAAACCACCCCCCTCCCCGACATCCCGCTCCCCTCGGTGGGGACCCGGATCCATCCCGTCACGTTGCACCTCGCCGCCGGGCCCGGGGGCGCCCCGGACCTCATCCGGATCTCGGAGGCCACGGTGGTCAAGCTCCGAAAGCGGGGCGACCAGCCCCGGGCCCGGATCGCCCTCCGGTTCTCCGCCACGGAGGAGGAGACGGAGGCCCTGGCGGCCTACATCCGGCGGCGGGAGCTGGCCATCCTCAAGGCGGCCCAGGAGGCATGA